The DNA sequence gtagtacttaaaaagttccgaaagtcaacactaacagcaccgccgccactagtgaacgtgagtagagctactatcacgaacctcattaatcaggcctacgatccgagctctattgcggccaacaacctctcagaaatactcctccgcctccaggctgccaaagagatcgccgagtacgagaaggacgcactgcgcgcggcgctacacgttcaccagaagccccgcaatcggcacgaacctcccctagatctacagcagcgaaaagcgttccattcaggggcagtttggtggtcgccgtgcaagcttcgagaggcccgcttcaggcagctagtgaaggagaaggagaaggagaaagagctacttgataagatagagttgaaagaggcaaaggagaacaacaggatctatcaacttaagatcaaagaggcagcgcgggcggcgcgtgaggaggcaaagaaggtgcgggatgaagccaaggctgtaaaggctgccgaacttgacgccaaacgacgcgatcgcgacgctgcaaaggctatacaacaaccccaatcgggcaagcgtaaggcttcaaagcccgctgcaaagcaacagccaaaaaaacgacgcgtgggtggtgctggcggtggcactctggctgaggtggctgcaccggctccccaccaacaaccacccgacgcggccgggccgtcaatactccggcaaaatatagatagacaaagttgtagagctacgtctatagatcaatacaccggaaaatctcgcgataatagttattgtacgtggctgcacagcctcaactttgccgtcgtcgcgatattggtggggtgtgcggcacgcgattatgggcatcacgcgcacagacacgttagcactgccaagcccgaggcgaggccacctcccacagacagagccgtagacagagacagacaatacacttgatcccatccataaaaatctgacaaagttatatgacctaggttccatcccatctctcactcactccaggctagtacgtacgaggcttagcgcccacaacgctagctggcagagacatagatctcaattcctgtagcacaatacacaacacgattcacacatgttccattcctagtgctactgacatcaggcttataacatttaacaacaccttactttctcgcggctccggcttacttttagccttatccatgccctctataccagcaaaacgcaagcccgaggctgccgaagaagctgatactcccttcaagcgagcacaacgtacgcgcaaacctacgctcaaggcgctgttgggtgacggcagccagccaacccagccgatagagctgccagaaagtacgccggatccgcctacagagccgcctacagaagttatcgagccgcccacacgggctattgaaccgccatgtaagcctgtacaacaacccgaggagcgccctcggcgggcatcaccactgcctattttggctgcctcacaagcctctcggctcactgatgagccagcctgggagtcgcagttaatgtttgataagccagaggactctattgtacagcctttagctttctctagcgctgccactgaggcttcggtggaggaggatagcgctgtgagcgtcgattttcgcgactttgagggcgtcgattggtcgcgattaaaggggtttgtcgcgccgctgagcactccacgaggcaaggcaagctggatttttcaacacggctggcgtgtctggaaggagggtactcaccacccagatgagttgtactttgtgtgcaagtactgtcatattcataagctacctaatggtgtacaccgagtaacgaagtcaaccactgccgccaacgggcacctccagcttgataaacctggtcatcggctcagcaaagacggtccaatcctaagcaaacctctccgcaaacatggacaacaatcacttcgtcaggcagctctaagcggtgtcaaatttagtctagaggcgtacaagactataggaaacttcgacgtacaagaatttcggcaagcagctgcgctctggctggtcgacaacaacagaccactccgcgagtttgagacgccggcttttcgcaagatgatcaggcttgctaatcctgaggcagaggcggcgttatggaggtctcataacagcgtgtcagcgttcgtgatgaggttgtacagttggctacgacctcaggtggtgcgcgcgttggctgaagccgagagcaaggtacatataagcttcgatgggtggacgacaaaaggcggcaaacgtggcttcttttctgtagttgctcactacgccaacagtaagggcgcgatagttgacctacccatcgcgctgccgcagctggtgggtgcccacactggtgaggcgatagctgacgctgtaaccaaaatccctgcaatccttcagcatcaatcgcagcaaactcggctactttgtgctcgataacgcttacaataacgacaccgctgttaacaaactcgccgcgatgtaccacttttctgcctccgatcgccgcctccgctgcgcttgccacatacttaaccttgttggccaaacgattatgttcgggagggatgctgacgcgtataacaacgccctggagaacacaaagatggaggatttttacatgaaggagtggcggaaagaaggaccgcttggcgtgtatcttgatattatcaactacatcaacccgccgaagcagtggagcatttttgaagattgccaacgcgaggcagttaacagcatgcccacaggcgccagcggcggcactcgcgagccaattaagccgtgtgttacacgttggaacagctattacgactgctttaagcgcggagttcagctccaacaagctatcaacgcatacgccacgtaccacattcgcgagactgaacaggctgacgaacaggcagctattagaggaaacaagctgcctgatgtgccgcggtggatgaggtcagacggccttacggcggctgactgggcggtgattactgagtacatggcgatactgcagccgctcaagtttgctacagatcgcctccaaggccgcggcaagtgtggccgttttggcgcactctacgaggtcatcccagtatttgagagtgtgataactgagctggatgcacgccttcggccatacgaatcggtcaaccacgagccatctgaggcgcccgaaaatcacatcccgatcaacctgcgagccgcgaggcgaaaagcgagcaattactttactaagatcctccaaagtcccatttactacgcagctacggcactatatccacgatataaaacatactctaagcgcttctggcgcaacaaacctacacaattgagcaccgcgcacgcgaagtttctgcgggtttgggctgcctacaagcctgccgctgctgccacaacaccaacccctgcgccaaaacctaccatgagcagctttgacgacgctatcgacgctatactagatgaggacggcgagcatacaatggaggtggaggatgagtacgatagctggttaaaagagcctatatggacgtctgatcaacacaaggagggtccaacagctgtacagtactggttatcgttgaagccgaagtatccacatctttcacgattggcgatcgacgtgttgactatacccgcctccagctctgattgtgagcgcgtttttgcgggaactggcgatataattgagccacaaaggcggaaaattggcgcgcagttactggctgctttggtgtgcttgcaacggtggactcgtgcaggttttacaacaccaagcacgacaacagcagcaaagcatactgatgaggagctcacggaagagtttgcgataggaacgtgggaagagccgcctgcagaattgtcatagaaacgtcccttcagaaccttaagtctatcaatattcaatcaatcaagcaaccaaaaattggctcttcagtctcatcaactcaaacaaacaaactgtaaccctaagaaatgagctaatcaatcaacatctacgcctcaaatgttggttgttttgtttgttgacttctCTGGATACATGGCTTGAGCTTACACAAGCTGGCGCACTAGAACGCCTTGTAGCAGATTTTCCACTGGAACCATAGCTCCAGAGTTTCTTTTTGTGATTTTTGTTGCAAGTGCATTAGCACGAGCTAGCTGATCTATTTTCTGATCAATCGAAAAAATTGGACATTGTTCGACTGTACCAGACGCAACCTATCACTAGACGACTGCCGAAACTACCTATTCAAACAGGCCTAGACGGCTTTCAGTCGACACTTCATTACTACACCAAGCAACTCAGCAGACTACTGTGCGTTCTAGCCTTCAGTCATTGGGAACTCGAGATCGATGTATGGGATCTATCCGCTATGGATGCGGCATCATTGAGAAGCGTAAGGCCGTCCAGCATCAATACCTCGCGAGGAGATAATCTCATTCCGAAATGCCTCTACTACTATGAGACTCCATGCCGGACCCGGCAACATAATGACGATTTCTGTTGGACCTTGGTCCGCGGTTCAGAAGGCACGTCAAACCTGCTAAGTGGCGCATGCACTGAAGCGTCTCGGAATCGCGCGGAGGACAACGGGTATGCCGGAAAAGCTGAGAAGATGCCGCTTTCGTGTGGGACAAGAAATTAGACTGGTATCAGGTCATCGACACCTGTGGATTGGAAGACGGAGCGGGAAAGGACTATTGCCCACGTTGAGCGGCTAGAGCCGCGTTTCAGCATCACAGCTGGCCATTTGGACGTCATAGCACGAGCAAAATGACTCGAACAAGAGCTACCTGGTAGTTAAGGGTGGATGTACTGTACATGCGATCGTTTCGCTAGAGTGATAGTCTGTTTGATTCTGCCTTGAAGCAAAGGTTTGGTACCTATTTCAAGTGAATATGCATAGTAAGAGAGGGATATAATGAAACCAACGAACGGGAGGTGTTCCTTCTGGAAGAATGTCAAGCACGTCAAGCTCCTGTCGGAGCTGTCGGAGCACCGTGCCGCTCAGCGAAGCGCTGGTCATGGCGCACAAGCCCCGCATCTCGGGAGCTAGCGTTTCACACCAGCCACCCAAACGGTACGACAGCATGACGGTTTCACATCTTCTTCCTTCGCGCTATCATTTCCAACGTTGCGAAGCAGCACGGACTCGAATCTGCTGGCGGCCCTGTATGATCTGCGTATCGTGATATGCCTCCTGCTAGGTTGCTTGGTGGCCAAGGGAATCTGGTTCCTCATGCGCTGGTTCCCCAGGCTCGATTCAGTTCCTCAGCCGTGTTTTCGAGGCCGTAATAACCGAGTTCGTTGTTTTGTGTTTGTCTTGCCATGATCTACCGGTGGTTGTTCCATGCGAAGGGATGGTTTTGCTGACCAGGGCATGCATCGTGACTTTGGAGTGCCTCGGCGACATCAGCCTTCTCTAGATGTATAAGAGGTGCCTTGGGACGCCTGGAAAGAAGCCCCATCAGCATCTTCAACCTCAGCCTTCTACGCCACTTTCACTTTCGCCTCTTTCATTCTTTTTTCCGCTGGCCGGTCACTCATTCAAATCATAATCATTTACAGCCTTATCACCCTCATTTCGAGACCATAAACCTAAATCACTCAATATGCAGttcaccaccaccgccaTCCTTTTCGCCCTTTCCGCTCTTGCAGCTGCTGCACCTCAGCCTCAAAATGCCGGCCGCCCTGTCCCCGCTGGCGCTTGCTGTGCTCCCAACGCAAGCTTGAAGCAGGATGTCTGCAATGTCAACGGCCAGACTGGTCGATGCGTTCCTGACAGCATCAACAACTGTAAGTTTTCAAGCAAGCCAGAATTGCAACACCCAAAACTAACGCACACATAGGTGGCTCAGCATTGACCTGCATTGAGGACAACCGATTGACCTGCGACCCCAACACCCTTGAGCGTGGTCGCCCTCTCTGCCGCCGCACTCCTGGCGCGTAAGCGGTTTTCCGCATACACTCCAGCTTTTGCAAGCGACATCGACTTGGTGGAGATGAACTAGGGATGGAAAACACAGAAAGTACATATATATACATTGTTCATATTATGAGATCAGTCCGGATTAGAATAGGCGGGGTTAGTAGTGGAAGGCTTGGTTCACCATGCCTGaacagcagcagcggctCCATCTGGCAGCAATGAAGATGTTTTATCACTACTATATTTGTTCATGTATGCTTTTGTGATGTCTTTTGCATGTGATAATTACTAAAGGTCACTACATGGTCTTCTCCCCAACAAGCCTTGGACTATTCGATAATCTGCCCAGTAAACACATGCGCGCAAAGATTGAGGACCTTCCTGGTAATGTGAGCAACAAAAAATGGTTATACTGAGCTCTTTCTGCAATAACTGACGAAGTACTCGAGGGAAATAAGTGAGTCATGCTTTCGTAAGTCTTGACCTGACCTTGCGAACTATCTCTGTATTTCCTTGTTCGTACCCATTTCTTTCCATACCTCCATTTCGAATTTGAGTTCCTCCTCAAACTCAGCAAGATTTCTGCACATAGTATCAAAATCTCTTATTCTCTCCTGAATCCAGTCCAGCTCTGCTTCACAGTTAGGACTACACTCATTACTAAACTGGTATTTGGGCTCTGGAAAGAGCTCTCCACGGCAAACACAGCAAGTGTGGCTACCCTTCGTTTTGACATGGACCCAAGTTTCAAGGCAAGAGCGGCAATAGACATGTTCACATGACGTGCGTACACCTGAAGAAGTGATTTCATCCTGGCAGATGACGCACCGCTCATCAACATCTTGCTTGAGGGGACTGGAGATTCTTTCGACAGGAATGGGCGACCCGACCCACTTCAATCTGGCATCGTGGTAAGATGACCAGATATCTCCACAAAAGACATCCAGTGTGGCTCGTAGCTTATGTAGAGATTCGTGCACGGAGTATTTTAAGGGTGCACGAAGATGTGAGTAAATCTCTCTCATTTCATCGTTGACATTATCATCATCAGGTGATCTCCCATGCAGACGGTTGTTGTAGAATTGTAGCTGAAGGATTAAGATCCAAACTTGACAATTATGGATATCGTTGGAGATATTCTCTTTCTTATATGGTATAGCCTCTTGAGCGCTGATTTCGCGACGCCACAAAGAAGCCTTTGCCTTGCCATACTCGCAATAGAGTGTGTGCAGAATCTCTGCCGCTACCTTCACGGTATTGGATTGTGAATCGATAGGTAGGCAAGCGGCAGCATCTAGCAGCGTCGAGAAGTGTATACTAAAACGGGGGTGTTCTAGTGCCATTCTCCAACGTCGGCCGCGGCATGGGTCTTGGTCGGGAAGGCATTTGGAAAAGTCAAGGAGAGAGGAGAGGCTGGACATCAGAGCCAGAGGTCCATCAGCCGTAGAAACCTCAGGATGAGACTTATAAGCCAGACGGTTCAAAGGTGTATCTCCAAAAAGGTATTCTAGCAATGCTCGGGCGAATGGTGATCGGATAACACCATTGCTGCCTCTTGAGCGTTGGTCCGCGTTTCGCAAAATGCAATCAAGATGTCTCGTGATATCTGAGCCAAAATTCACTGTAGTAAACGGTTGTGAAAGGGTCAAGTCGCTTGGGTTGCTCATCGTGGTCAGTGGTTTGAAGAGCTTTTCGGGTGGGTTGATGCACAAGATGGTAGGTAGATTGCTGACTATGAAACAGGAGAAGGAACGACTTATATAAAAGCCCTTGTACGCATGTGTGCCTAACCATGGATAGTGATGGATGTTTCTTGAAATATGTGGGGTTTTTGTGACGGTTATGAGGAGAAGCGGATCACGTGTTTCACGTGTGTCACGTGATGGtgatacgtcatgtaaaatagaccctgctgctgcctttgTAGCAAGGCCAGCAGACAACAACGAAAACACACACAGACAGACAGCGAATACActgatgactgcctcgcgcggacacactttgattgactgcaTTGTACTGCAACAGTTTTACTAGTGTACCATGGTATTGCATCCTAGCATATCTCCAACTCAAAATTTTTATACAGGCAGAGACAAGCTATTGTTGTAGCGTTAGACCTATTATAGTACATCCTGAATGCACGTCTATTATTCCTACCTGCGAGTCCATACAGTGACACTACTAGACTTGCTACCGTGTTGCACACCCCCACTGTCGCCCCGTATGCCAATGCCTTCGATTACGTAACTCTGAATAAGAAGAAATCTTTGTATCAATAAGCCGACCGTTCGAGGTGATTACTGAAGCCCATCTTGCTACACTTAGTCTCTACAGAAGTGATTCTTCTTGGCAGGCTACCTGTGTCACCGCCTCTCGACTTGTGCTCCAAAGGCGGCTCCTGCCAAGTTCGCGAAAGTCAACTCGTCTGCATGTGTAAAATCATAGCATAAGGGGTATCGCGTCATTGTCGTGCTGATAATGGTAACGCGGCCATCTTGCAGTAGTCAACGCAAAACGATATCGAAATGCACCAAACAGCGAACTGGAACCACGAATTAAGTTAGTCGGGCCGAAGAGGTCGTGCCACGTCGCGTCACGGAATGAGATTTTAGCGATGCGGCTTAACTATCGATTGTGTACCTCGGTAAGTACGACTCCGAAAAACGAACTTCACCACTCCACTCCTTACAACCGCGTGAATTAAGCGTTTACTTAGCGCCAGATCTCCCCAACCGAAGCTACTAAATACCTAATTCATGCCACAATGAATGGTACTTCGGGATTTGCACAGTCCGAGGTTACTGAGCAAAAGCTCCGAATAGAAAAATTCGTGGGAGAGTACAATGAGATGCGACTGAAGACGCGCGCGGTGATTGATATTCAACATTCGACGCCGTATGACTTTGATCACCTTGGACGCATTTTAAGGGAGCGTTATCCAGAATATGAACCATATCTATACGATTTTCTTTGCGAGTATGCCGCCACCCACAGCATTTCATTGCCAGAAGTTTCTAATAACACATAGTCTCGGTGAAGCAATGGCTCTTGTTGGTCTTACGAGTCCCACTCCTCTTCCTTGGAGACTAATGTAATTTTAGGCGGACCTGACCGAGTGCGATATCAATGGTCGTGGTAAATTTCTCAACCGCAATGAAGCCATACGGATACTCAACAGAGACTACATCTTCGTGTCTGATCCAAACAGCAAGGATGATAGAATTGTACAAACACGGAGAATGGCCGAAAGATATGTAACAGAGTAAATTACATCAACTCTTTCTTAAGGTTCACATACTGAATGATTGCAGATACGAGATTGAAAGTATGAAGGCAGCAGA is a window from the Pyrenophora tritici-repentis strain M4 chromosome 7, whole genome shotgun sequence genome containing:
- a CDS encoding Dimer-Tnp-hAT domain containing protein; amino-acid sequence: MEDFYMKEWRKEGPLGVYLDIINYINPPKQWSIFEDCQREAVNSMPTGASGGTREPIKPCVTRWNSYYDCFKRGVQLQQAINAYATYHIRETEQADEQAAIRGNKLPDVPRWMRSDGLTAADWAVITEYMAILQPLKFATDRLQGRGKCGRFGALYEVIPVFESVITELDARLRPYESVNHEPSEAPENHIPINLRAARRKASNYFTKILQSPIYYAATALYPRYKTYSKRFWRNKPTQLSTAHAKFLRVWAAYKPAAAATTPTPAPKPTMSSFDDAIDAILDEDGEHTMEVEDEYDSWLKEPIWTSDQHKEGPTAVQYWLSLKPKYPHLSRLAIDVLTIPASSSDCERVFAGTGDIIEPQRRKIGAQLLAALVCLQRWTRAGFTTPSTTTAAKHTDEELTEEFAIGTWEEPPAELS
- a CDS encoding Atrophin-1 domain containing protein, whose product is MSCINAAIEAIESRDPGDKFTYSEVARRFGVDRSTLSRRHQQIRGSNEAKSRNQQLLHPHQELQLLEHIDELTEAGLPPTRTMIQNFASAIAGRATSQSWVTRFFHRHPDAIISRWSTGLDRNRHRADSVYKYESYFDLLSTKMAQHHIRAQDVYNMDEKGFLIGVTGRSKRVFSKQKYETGGFKKVIQDGNRDWITVIAAICADGSTLPPAIIYEATSGNMYARWVDDIAIDDPVYVTSSPSGWTNDQVGLAWLEQVFDRHTKEKAGNHTRLLILDGHGSHVTMDTHTLQPLDVVMFKPLAAAYSLSLQHYLQASHGLLAVRKDDFYRLFKPAWDSSFIKKHALKAFKATGIAPIDPEVVLKKFRKSTLTAPPPLVNVSRATITNLINQAYDPSSIAANNLSEILLRLQAAKEIAEYEKDALRAALHVHQKPRNRHEPPLDLQQRKAFHSGAVWWSPCKLREARFRQLVKEKEKEKELLDKIELKEAKENNRIYQLKIKEAARAAREEAKKVRDEAKAVKAAELDAKRRDRDAAKAIQQPQSGKRKASKPAAKQQPKKRRVGGAGGGTLAEVAAPAPHQQPPDAAGPSILRQNIDRQSCRATSIDQYTGKSRDNSYSLSMPSIPAKRKPEAAEEADTPFKRAQRTRKPTLKALLGDGSQPTQPIELPESTPDPPTEPPTEVIEPPTRAIEPPCKPVQQPEERPRRASPLPILAASQASRLTDEPAWESQLMFDKPEDSIVQPLAFSSAATEASVEEDSAVSVDFRDFEGVDWSRLKGFVAPLSTPRGKASWIFQHGWRVWKEGTHHPDELYFVCKYCHIHKLPNGVHRVTKSTTAANGHLQLDKPGHRLSKDGPILSKPLRKHGQQSLRQAALSGVKFSLEAYKTIGNFDVQEFRQAAALWLVDNNRPLREFETPAFRKMIRLANPEAEAALWRSHNSVSAFVMRLYSWLRPQVVRALAEAESKVHISFDGWTTKGGKRGFFSVVAHYANSKGAIVDLPIALPQLVGAHTGEAIADAVTKIPAILQHQSQQTRLLCAR